One genomic segment of Terriglobia bacterium includes these proteins:
- a CDS encoding OmpA family protein, producing the protein MVGTKTIKTMLLLSAVAGVLLLASGCATKKYVRQQIDPLTGKVTELSDLARKNSNDIKDVDSRAQQGIQTASSKADTADEKAMTADKKAETAQSMATDLKGQLTGVESKLGNIDNYKQTETVTLNFPFNQYKLKEKETTSLDELASKIKDRNAYIVQIEGYTDSVGNKDYNYDLSQKRAESVVRYLAERYDIPLYRLFIVGLGASKPVDDNKSRAGRAENRRVEVHLLENPEIMSAKK; encoded by the coding sequence ATGGTCGGTACTAAAACAATCAAGACAATGCTGCTGCTGAGCGCAGTGGCTGGGGTGCTGCTGCTCGCAAGCGGATGCGCCACAAAGAAATACGTGAGACAACAGATTGATCCCTTGACGGGCAAGGTGACTGAGTTGAGTGACCTGGCTCGAAAGAACTCGAACGACATCAAGGATGTCGATTCGCGGGCACAGCAGGGCATCCAAACGGCCTCCAGTAAGGCAGACACAGCCGATGAAAAGGCAATGACTGCCGATAAGAAGGCCGAAACCGCCCAGTCCATGGCAACCGACCTGAAAGGTCAGTTGACGGGTGTTGAGAGCAAGCTCGGGAACATCGACAATTACAAACAGACGGAAACCGTCACGCTCAACTTCCCCTTTAATCAGTACAAGCTGAAGGAGAAGGAGACAACGTCGCTGGATGAGCTCGCGTCCAAGATCAAAGACCGCAACGCTTATATAGTCCAGATTGAGGGTTACACGGACTCAGTTGGAAACAAGGACTATAACTACGACCTGAGTCAAAAGCGTGCCGAGTCCGTCGTCCGTTATCTCGCGGAGAGATACGACATCCCGCTCTATCGATTGTTCATTGTTGGCTTGGGCGCAAGCAAACCGGTCGACGACAACAAGTCGCGTGCGGGGCGTGCAGAAAATCGCCGCGTCGAAGTTCATCTTCTCGAGAATCCGGAGATCATGAGCGCAAAGAAGTAG
- the folE gene encoding GTP cyclohydrolase I FolE, whose amino-acid sequence MSNKTTTTPSERGLQEATLDELIREILIRIGEDPDREGLVETPRRLAKALTYLTQGYQLDPRRVLNNALYSVQYDEMVMVRDIDLFSMCEHHLLPFFGKCHVAYIPNEKVIGLSKIARLVEMFARRLQIQERLTCQIAETINEAISPVGVGVVIEAQHLCMIMRGVEKQNSVATTSSMLGAFREDGQTRLEFLELLRSSKTTRV is encoded by the coding sequence ATGTCTAATAAAACGACGACTACGCCTTCGGAGAGGGGCCTCCAGGAAGCGACCTTGGACGAATTGATCAGAGAGATTCTGATCCGCATCGGAGAGGACCCGGACCGCGAGGGGCTGGTGGAAACCCCCCGGCGTCTGGCCAAGGCGCTCACCTATTTAACCCAAGGCTACCAACTCGATCCCCGAAGAGTCCTGAACAATGCCCTTTATTCCGTTCAATATGACGAAATGGTCATGGTGAGGGATATCGACCTTTTCAGCATGTGTGAACATCACCTGCTTCCTTTCTTCGGCAAGTGCCATGTGGCCTACATCCCCAACGAGAAGGTCATCGGTCTCAGTAAGATTGCGCGCCTGGTAGAGATGTTCGCCCGCCGACTCCAAATCCAGGAAAGACTGACATGCCAAATCGCAGAGACAATCAACGAAGCGATTAGCCCGGTTGGAGTGGGTGTGGTGATTGAGGCCCAACATCTTTGTATGATTATGCGTGGAGTTGAAAAGCAAAACTCTGTCGCCACAACCAGTTCTATGCTGGGGGCGTTCCGTGAAGACGGACAAACCCGGCTGGAATTCCTGGAGCTTCTACGCAGTTCCAAGACAACGCGAGTGTGA
- a CDS encoding NifU family protein, which yields MVTREQVESVLEKLRPAIRSHGGDVELVEVADNCATIRLVGHCIGCPSSMLTLQFGIEQTLRDEIPEFDHLVSVSPFE from the coding sequence TTGGTGACGCGAGAGCAAGTGGAGAGCGTTCTCGAAAAGTTACGCCCTGCTATCCGGTCGCATGGAGGTGACGTGGAGTTGGTCGAGGTCGCTGACAATTGTGCTACAATCCGACTGGTGGGACATTGCATTGGATGCCCCAGCTCCATGTTAACGCTGCAATTCGGCATCGAACAAACACTCAGAGATGAGATCCCCGAGTTTGATCACCTCGTCTCGGTTTCGCCTTTCGAATGA
- the iscU gene encoding Fe-S cluster assembly scaffold IscU: MYDPKVIDHYNNPRNVGSFAKGDDGVGTGIVGAPACGDVMKLQLKINDQGVIEDAKFKTFGCGSAIASSSLATEMVKGKTIDEAYAIKNTQIVNELKLPPVKIHCSVLAEDAIKAAIEDYRKRHGNSTKPAAVPVRTTA; the protein is encoded by the coding sequence ATGTACGATCCAAAGGTGATTGATCATTACAATAACCCGCGCAACGTCGGGAGTTTCGCGAAAGGCGACGACGGGGTGGGCACCGGCATTGTGGGTGCCCCCGCGTGCGGGGATGTAATGAAGTTGCAACTCAAGATCAATGATCAAGGTGTGATTGAAGACGCCAAATTCAAGACGTTCGGGTGCGGGAGCGCGATTGCGAGCTCCAGTCTGGCCACGGAAATGGTCAAAGGCAAGACCATTGATGAGGCCTATGCGATCAAGAACACGCAAATTGTGAATGAGCTCAAATTGCCCCCGGTTAAAATCCATTGCTCCGTACTGGCGGAGGATGCGATTAAAGCAGCGATTGAAGACTATCGGAAGAGGCACGGGAATTCGACGAAACCCGCTGCTGTTCCCGTTCGGACGACGGCTTAG
- a CDS encoding IscS subfamily cysteine desulfurase gives MVKLPIYMDNNATTPLDPRVLSAMMPYLTESFGNAASRTHSFGWVAEAAVEKGREQIAQLINASSPDEIIFTSGATESDNLALKGVAWSYKSKGNHIITQKTEHKAILDSCKYLQKEGFEVTYLDVDKYGVVDPESVRAAITDQTILISIMYANSEIGTIQPIPQIGEIAREKGILFHCDAVQAASKIPIDMQSTFVDLMSISGHKLYGPKGVGALYVRKKKPFIKLTPLIHGGGHEKGKRSGTLNVPGIVGFGEACELAQRDLPEEMKRLASLRDKLREGLLAKLDYVHLNGHPEKRIPGSLNLSFEFVEGESLLMGLKDVAVSSGSACTSASLEPSYVLTAIGVGPELAHTSIRFCVGRFNTEEEVSFVVEAVVKHVNRLRELSPLYEMVLEGIDLNSIKWSAS, from the coding sequence ATGGTAAAGCTACCCATATACATGGACAATAACGCAACGACCCCTTTGGATCCGCGCGTCTTGAGCGCCATGATGCCGTACTTGACTGAAAGCTTCGGAAACGCAGCCAGCCGGACTCATTCCTTCGGATGGGTGGCTGAGGCCGCAGTCGAGAAGGGGCGCGAACAGATTGCTCAATTAATTAACGCCTCCTCTCCTGATGAAATTATCTTCACCAGTGGCGCCACCGAATCCGACAACCTCGCGCTGAAGGGGGTGGCCTGGAGTTACAAGTCCAAAGGCAATCATATCATTACGCAAAAAACGGAACACAAGGCGATCCTCGATTCCTGCAAGTACCTGCAGAAGGAAGGGTTCGAGGTGACTTACCTTGACGTGGACAAGTATGGAGTGGTGGACCCCGAATCGGTGCGGGCCGCGATCACGGATCAGACCATTTTGATATCGATCATGTATGCCAACAGCGAAATCGGAACCATCCAGCCGATTCCCCAGATCGGGGAGATTGCGCGGGAGAAGGGCATCTTGTTCCACTGTGACGCGGTTCAAGCCGCGAGCAAGATTCCGATCGATATGCAATCGACCTTTGTCGACCTGATGTCCATTTCGGGTCACAAGCTCTATGGCCCCAAGGGGGTGGGAGCGCTTTACGTTCGCAAGAAGAAGCCTTTTATCAAACTCACGCCTCTGATCCATGGAGGCGGCCACGAAAAAGGAAAACGCTCCGGGACTCTCAATGTGCCCGGGATCGTGGGATTCGGGGAAGCGTGCGAACTGGCACAACGGGACCTGCCGGAGGAGATGAAGCGCCTCGCCAGCCTGCGCGACAAGTTGCGCGAAGGCTTGTTGGCGAAGTTGGACTACGTCCACCTCAACGGGCATCCGGAAAAACGCATCCCGGGGAGCCTGAATTTGAGTTTCGAGTTTGTGGAGGGGGAATCTCTTCTGATGGGTTTGAAGGATGTGGCGGTTTCGTCCGGTTCGGCCTGTACTTCGGCCAGTCTCGAGCCCTCTTATGTGCTGACCGCGATCGGTGTGGGCCCCGAGCTGGCGCATACCTCAATTCGTTTTTGTGTCGGCCGATTCAACACCGAGGAGGAAGTCAGTTTTGTGGTTGAGGCGGTCGTCAAACATGTGAATCGTTTGCGCGAACTTTCACCCCTCTACGAAATGGTCCTCGAAGGCATCGATCTGAACTCCATCAAATGGTCGGCCAGTTGA
- a CDS encoding MerR family transcriptional regulator: MRIGKLARMTGITPRTLRFYEEIGLLTPTEHSTKGNRLYSRDCVDKIVTINNLKEYGLKLSEIEEIFCAKEKAANKKDAVGKIKTILTEQEKTLNFKIAFLNKMREELHSTLQVLEGCPTCRFEPLEKYCQECIFYEGEIPTTFKALVS; encoded by the coding sequence ATGAGGATCGGTAAACTGGCGAGAATGACGGGTATAACGCCACGGACTCTTCGTTTCTATGAGGAAATCGGGCTCCTTACCCCCACTGAGCACAGTACCAAGGGAAACCGGCTGTATTCTCGAGACTGTGTCGACAAGATTGTCACGATCAATAACCTCAAAGAGTATGGCCTGAAACTGTCGGAGATCGAGGAGATATTCTGTGCCAAGGAAAAGGCTGCCAACAAGAAAGACGCTGTTGGCAAGATCAAAACGATCCTGACAGAGCAGGAGAAGACCCTTAATTTCAAGATCGCCTTTCTAAACAAGATGAGGGAGGAACTTCATAGCACCCTCCAGGTGTTGGAGGGCTGCCCTACCTGCCGGTTCGAGCCTCTTGAGAAGTATTGCCAGGAATGCATCTTTTATGAAGGCGAGATTCCAACAACGTTTAAGGCATTGGTTTCTTAG
- a CDS encoding iron-sulfur cluster assembly accessory protein, with the protein MITLTEAAAEKIQQTIQKKGQPDAGLRVRVVGGGCSGLQYNLDLETQERKGDKTFESNGVRVYVDLKSLLYLKGTEIDFVDALQGGGFKFKNPNSHGSCSCGESFH; encoded by the coding sequence ATGATCACGCTCACTGAGGCAGCAGCCGAAAAGATTCAGCAAACGATACAGAAGAAGGGTCAGCCCGACGCCGGTCTTCGAGTCCGTGTGGTGGGCGGAGGTTGTTCAGGCTTACAGTACAACCTCGACCTTGAGACTCAAGAGCGGAAGGGCGACAAGACGTTCGAATCGAATGGAGTCAGGGTTTACGTTGACCTGAAGAGCCTCCTTTATCTGAAAGGGACGGAGATTGATTTTGTTGACGCCCTCCAAGGTGGAGGATTTAAGTTCAAGAACCCTAACTCCCACGGAAGCTGCAGTTGCGGGGAGTCGTTTCACTGA
- the iscX gene encoding Fe-S cluster assembly protein IscX: MEWDDVEEIAEQLSLQHPEIKDPFSVRFVDLLQWIVNLDGFDGEKNPKTSMEGKLESIVQAWADYLH, translated from the coding sequence ATGGAATGGGATGACGTTGAGGAAATCGCCGAACAGTTGAGTCTGCAGCACCCGGAGATCAAGGATCCATTCTCAGTCCGGTTTGTTGATCTGCTTCAGTGGATTGTGAACCTGGATGGATTTGATGGGGAGAAGAATCCAAAGACCTCGATGGAGGGGAAATTGGAGAGCATTGTCCAGGCTTGGGCCGATTATCTCCATTGA
- the dnaK gene encoding molecular chaperone DnaK, whose protein sequence is MTNKIIGIDLGTTNSVVAVMEGGKVTVIPDDEQQKLCPSIVGFQEGGTPLVGTAARNQLVLNPRNTIYSIKRFMGRRHSEVTKEESSLSYEIFGKPEEMVKVRSRGRVLTPPEISAMILRNLKERAGRYLGAEVAQAIITVPAYFNDSQRQATKDAGGLAGLEVVRIINEPTAAALAYGLDKKHVSKIAVFDLGGGTFDISILELSQGIFHVLATNGDTHLGGDDIDKRLVEWVYSEFEGENGYALKRAPEVFERVRQEVEKVKCELSFSAAVEVSLPLLDARDGKVSNFHRMLRRADLETLSRDIVERTINPCRRAMDDAGLDPGELDEVILVGGSTRMPLVRDRVKAVFEKEPNTSVNPDEVVAIGAAIQGAVLSGDVSDVLLLDVNPLSLGIETYGGAMSKLIFRNSPIPATANEVFTTAVDNQTAIDVHVLQGEREMAADNRTLARFALSGIKPQPAGGPRIEVIFVIDVNGILNVTAKDQSTGKEEHIEVKPSYGLTEEEVARHVDESVEHAFEDMDRRMWVDHKQEAERVVAATMKTMSQHGAKLEGPMREKVLLLVERTQKALEGGDWHDLKAALDALNEATLPLAELLVTEAIKAEGTLGRPGTHSPSSHH, encoded by the coding sequence ATGACCAATAAGATCATCGGCATTGATCTCGGGACAACGAATTCAGTTGTGGCGGTCATGGAAGGGGGGAAGGTCACCGTCATCCCCGATGACGAGCAGCAGAAGTTGTGTCCTTCCATCGTCGGCTTTCAGGAAGGGGGAACGCCGCTGGTCGGCACTGCAGCCCGCAATCAGCTTGTTCTCAATCCCCGGAACACCATTTACTCGATCAAGCGTTTCATGGGCCGGCGACACAGTGAAGTCACGAAAGAAGAAAGTTCGCTTTCATACGAGATCTTTGGCAAGCCGGAAGAGATGGTAAAAGTTCGGTCGAGGGGGCGTGTCCTCACCCCGCCGGAAATCTCGGCCATGATACTTCGGAATTTGAAGGAGCGGGCGGGCCGGTACTTGGGGGCCGAGGTCGCTCAGGCCATCATCACGGTACCGGCCTATTTCAACGACAGCCAGCGTCAGGCCACCAAGGATGCAGGTGGATTGGCGGGCTTGGAAGTGGTGAGAATCATCAACGAACCGACGGCAGCGGCCCTCGCCTACGGTCTCGACAAGAAGCATGTTTCGAAGATTGCAGTATTTGATCTCGGCGGAGGGACCTTCGATATCTCCATCCTCGAGCTCTCGCAGGGGATTTTCCACGTCCTCGCCACCAATGGCGATACCCACCTGGGGGGCGACGATATCGACAAGCGTTTGGTGGAGTGGGTTTATTCGGAATTTGAGGGCGAGAACGGGTATGCGCTCAAGAGGGCCCCGGAAGTTTTTGAGCGTGTGCGGCAGGAAGTCGAGAAAGTGAAGTGTGAGCTTTCATTCAGCGCAGCCGTCGAGGTGAGCCTTCCCCTCCTCGATGCCCGCGACGGAAAGGTATCGAACTTCCATCGAATGCTGCGACGGGCCGACCTTGAAACCCTTAGCCGCGATATCGTGGAGCGGACGATTAATCCCTGTCGTCGTGCCATGGATGATGCGGGGCTGGATCCGGGCGAGCTTGATGAGGTCATTCTCGTGGGGGGGAGTACGCGCATGCCCCTGGTCCGGGACCGGGTGAAGGCCGTTTTTGAGAAGGAGCCCAATACCAGTGTTAATCCCGACGAGGTCGTGGCAATCGGTGCGGCCATCCAGGGCGCCGTGCTGTCGGGCGATGTCTCCGACGTCCTGTTGCTGGATGTCAATCCTCTATCCCTGGGAATCGAGACCTATGGCGGAGCGATGAGCAAGCTGATTTTCCGGAACTCGCCCATCCCTGCCACCGCAAATGAGGTGTTCACGACGGCGGTGGACAACCAGACCGCCATTGATGTGCACGTCCTTCAAGGGGAACGCGAGATGGCCGCAGATAATCGGACGCTGGCGCGCTTTGCGTTAAGCGGCATCAAACCGCAACCCGCCGGAGGCCCCCGAATTGAAGTCATCTTTGTGATCGACGTGAACGGGATTCTGAATGTCACGGCGAAGGATCAATCCACCGGGAAAGAGGAACACATCGAAGTCAAGCCGAGCTATGGTCTGACAGAAGAAGAAGTCGCCCGGCATGTGGATGAATCCGTGGAACACGCATTTGAGGACATGGACCGCCGCATGTGGGTGGACCACAAGCAGGAGGCTGAACGGGTGGTTGCCGCCACGATGAAGACAATGTCTCAGCACGGCGCAAAGCTCGAAGGCCCGATGCGGGAGAAGGTCCTGTTGCTGGTGGAGCGGACCCAAAAGGCTCTTGAAGGCGGGGACTGGCACGACTTGAAGGCTGCCTTGGATGCGCTCAACGAGGCCACCCTGCCACTCGCGGAATTGCTGGTGACAGAGGCGATCAAAGCCGAAGGTACTCTCGGCAGGCCGGGAACCCATTCCCCTTCATCGCATCACTAG
- a CDS encoding DUF4149 domain-containing protein, which yields MDAILRFFQALCLVLWLGGMIFFGLVVAPSAFAVLPTRQLAGTLVGTTLFKLNYLSCILLAVFLLLTLVASALGSRPRKVRRHILAAAAAVALALSLYAWGGVDRRMHALRTRMDAVETSVAEDPTRAEFDRLHRRSVAFFGVNVVLGLLMLGLWTREIGRPQ from the coding sequence ATGGACGCCATCCTACGATTCTTCCAAGCGCTCTGTTTGGTCCTGTGGCTGGGGGGAATGATTTTCTTTGGACTGGTTGTCGCCCCCTCGGCCTTCGCGGTTTTGCCGACGCGTCAACTGGCAGGAACGCTGGTGGGGACCACGCTCTTTAAACTCAACTACCTTTCCTGCATTCTTCTCGCGGTTTTCCTTCTCCTGACGCTGGTCGCTTCCGCCCTTGGAAGCCGGCCCCGGAAGGTCCGCCGGCACATCCTCGCCGCGGCGGCGGCCGTGGCGCTTGCCCTCTCGCTCTACGCGTGGGGTGGGGTTGATCGGCGAATGCACGCTCTGCGGACGAGGATGGATGCTGTCGAAACGTCCGTCGCCGAGGATCCGACCCGGGCGGAATTCGATCGCCTGCATCGCCGGTCAGTCGCCTTTTTTGGGGTGAATGTGGTTCTGGGATTGTTGATGCTGGGGTTGTGGACTCGCGAGATCGGTCGACCGCAATGA
- a CDS encoding VTT domain-containing protein: MQSIMGKITAFLKSIAATFGGPGLLIIAFFDSSFLSFPEVNDVIIMTNSFHNPERMLYLASMTVIGSVLGCTALYWVGRRGGHALLHKKFDPVKVARVRRWFDRYGILAVVIPSILPPPTPFKVFVLSAGVFEIKPWKFITAVLFGRSFRYYLEGYLAMKMGEQGMHWMREHYPWLALSMVLTLVGIFAIYFLLRKKHEEIPN; this comes from the coding sequence ATGCAATCGATCATGGGGAAGATCACTGCTTTTCTGAAATCTATCGCCGCGACCTTCGGCGGGCCGGGGCTGCTGATCATCGCCTTTTTTGACTCCTCGTTTCTGTCTTTTCCGGAAGTGAACGACGTCATTATTATGACCAATTCCTTCCACAACCCGGAGCGCATGTTGTACCTGGCATCCATGACGGTGATCGGATCAGTTTTGGGATGTACCGCACTGTACTGGGTCGGGCGGCGGGGGGGCCATGCCCTCCTTCACAAGAAGTTCGATCCTGTCAAAGTGGCCCGGGTGCGGCGATGGTTTGATCGTTACGGGATACTGGCGGTAGTGATCCCGTCCATCCTTCCTCCCCCCACCCCCTTTAAAGTGTTTGTCCTCTCCGCGGGCGTCTTCGAGATCAAGCCATGGAAGTTTATTACGGCAGTATTGTTCGGCCGGAGCTTCCGCTACTATTTGGAAGGGTACCTTGCCATGAAAATGGGGGAGCAGGGGATGCACTGGATGAGGGAACACTACCCCTGGTTGGCGTTGTCAATGGTTCTGACCCTCGTCGGGATCTTCGCGATTTATTTTCTATTGCGAAAGAAGCATGAAGAAATCCCGAACTGA
- the ligA gene encoding NAD-dependent DNA ligase LigA, which yields MPPKPDIQEQIEDLRDLIRHHEHLYFVLDNPEISDREFDKLMHRLRELEMEHPEFASPDSPTLRVGGQPAEEFPKVRHAAAMMSLDNTYSVDELRDFDRRVRELSDREKIEYVVELKLDGLSMSLTYENGVLLHGVTRGDGMVGEDVTGNVKTIRSVPLRVDPKKLKAIGSPSRFEVRGEVLMGRKAFEIVNAQREAAGEARFANPRNSAAGTMRQLDPRIVAERQLDMFLYYLQVKGVEPLPEHAKMLEVLAEIGFKVNPHWKLCKSIEAVLGYIGEWETRREDLDYEIDGIVIKVNDTRLWQELGATAKSPRWAVAYKYPARQATTKVLGIRAQVGRTGTLTPVADLDPVDVGGVTVSHATLHNMDEIARLKVKVGDSVLIQRAGEVIPQVVKVVKQAPDGRAFRMPRKCPVCGSEVQHPEGEVAYRCVNAACPAQLKESLLHYAGRRAMNIDGLGEALVDQLVDKGLVHDSADLYSLTLETLANLERMGKKSALNLLGEIENSRKAELSRLIFAIGIRFVGERTAQFLADHFGSLEKISKASAEELHQVEEVGPRVGEAILEFFHEPRNLELLKKLREAGLQFEQKKARKAEGRFSGKQFVLTGTLAHYSRDEATRMIEEAGGRVTGSVSKNTNYVVAGDEPGSKLQRARALGVPVLSEDDLSKMLGESR from the coding sequence ATGCCCCCGAAGCCTGATATCCAGGAGCAGATCGAAGACCTGCGAGACCTCATCCGCCATCACGAACACCTCTACTTTGTCCTCGACAATCCGGAGATCTCCGACAGGGAGTTCGACAAGCTCATGCATCGGCTGCGGGAGCTGGAGATGGAACACCCGGAGTTTGCTTCGCCGGACTCGCCGACCCTGCGAGTCGGGGGGCAGCCCGCCGAAGAATTTCCCAAGGTGCGCCATGCCGCAGCCATGATGAGTTTGGACAATACCTACTCGGTGGATGAACTCAGGGATTTCGATCGCCGTGTCCGCGAATTGTCCGACCGGGAAAAGATTGAATACGTCGTCGAGTTGAAGCTGGACGGCCTTTCCATGTCGCTGACCTATGAAAATGGCGTCCTGCTTCACGGGGTCACGCGGGGCGACGGCATGGTCGGGGAGGACGTCACGGGAAATGTCAAAACCATCCGATCGGTCCCGCTGCGCGTTGATCCGAAGAAGCTGAAGGCGATTGGCAGCCCCTCACGGTTCGAAGTGCGCGGGGAGGTGTTAATGGGCCGCAAGGCGTTTGAGATTGTCAATGCGCAGCGCGAGGCGGCTGGGGAAGCGCGGTTCGCAAACCCGCGCAACTCTGCAGCAGGCACGATGCGCCAACTGGATCCCCGCATCGTCGCCGAACGTCAGCTCGATATGTTTCTCTACTACCTGCAGGTCAAGGGGGTTGAACCCCTGCCGGAGCACGCGAAGATGCTCGAAGTGCTTGCCGAGATCGGTTTCAAGGTGAACCCCCACTGGAAATTGTGCAAGTCCATAGAGGCAGTCCTCGGCTACATCGGGGAGTGGGAAACGAGGCGTGAAGACCTGGACTATGAGATCGATGGCATCGTGATCAAAGTGAATGACACCCGTTTGTGGCAGGAACTCGGGGCGACGGCGAAGTCGCCACGCTGGGCCGTGGCTTACAAGTACCCCGCGCGGCAGGCGACCACAAAGGTTTTGGGGATCCGGGCCCAGGTCGGGCGGACCGGCACACTGACCCCCGTGGCCGACCTTGATCCCGTAGATGTGGGCGGGGTCACGGTGAGTCATGCGACGCTCCATAACATGGATGAGATCGCGCGGCTGAAAGTGAAAGTCGGCGACTCCGTTTTGATTCAGCGCGCGGGAGAGGTCATTCCCCAGGTGGTTAAGGTGGTGAAACAGGCTCCCGACGGGCGGGCGTTCCGGATGCCTCGGAAGTGCCCGGTTTGTGGCTCCGAGGTTCAACATCCCGAAGGGGAGGTGGCTTACCGGTGCGTGAATGCTGCTTGTCCGGCTCAATTGAAAGAATCCCTTCTGCATTATGCGGGCCGCCGCGCCATGAACATCGACGGGTTGGGCGAGGCCTTGGTGGATCAACTGGTCGATAAAGGACTGGTCCATGATTCCGCCGACCTGTACAGTTTGACCCTGGAGACGCTGGCGAACCTGGAACGCATGGGGAAAAAGTCGGCGTTGAACCTCTTGGGGGAGATCGAGAATAGCAGGAAGGCGGAGCTAAGCCGCCTGATTTTCGCCATCGGGATACGGTTCGTCGGGGAGCGCACGGCACAATTCCTGGCCGACCACTTTGGATCCCTCGAAAAGATCTCCAAAGCGAGCGCGGAGGAGCTTCATCAGGTCGAGGAAGTGGGCCCCAGGGTTGGCGAAGCAATCCTCGAATTTTTCCATGAACCTCGGAATTTAGAACTGTTAAAGAAACTGCGCGAAGCCGGCCTCCAGTTTGAGCAAAAGAAGGCTCGCAAGGCGGAAGGAAGATTCTCCGGTAAACAGTTCGTCCTGACAGGGACCCTGGCGCACTACTCACGCGATGAAGCTACCCGGATGATTGAAGAGGCAGGAGGACGCGTGACGGGATCCGTCAGTAAGAACACGAATTACGTTGTCGCCGGCGACGAGCCGGGCTCCAAGCTCCAGAGAGCCCGAGCCCTGGGGGTGCCTGTGCTCAGCGAGGACGATCTCTCGAAAATGTTGGGTGAGTCGAGGTGA